From the Anguilla anguilla isolate fAngAng1 chromosome 8, fAngAng1.pri, whole genome shotgun sequence genome, one window contains:
- the LOC118234702 gene encoding cholecystokinin-like, producing the protein MNGGICVCVLLAALSSSCLGRPHPAPFQEEGRPAPPQLDSGLSERPRHARSTPLAGQMKPFPQPEEDQEVNLSQLLARLMSRKGSYRRNSTMNSRSSGLSANHRIKDRDYLGWMDFGRRSAEEYEYSS; encoded by the exons ATGAACGGCgggatctgtgtgtgcgtgctcctGGCTGCCCTCTCCAGCAGTTGCCTGGGTCGCCCGCACCCCGCGCCCTTCCAGGAGGAGGGCaggcccgccccgccccagctGGACAGCGGCCTGTCCGAGCGCCCCCGCCACGCCCGATCCACCCCCCTCGCCGGCCAGATGAAGCCCTTCCCGCAGCCCGAGGAGGACCAGGAGGTGAACCTCAGTCAGCTGCTCGCCAGACTGATGTCCAGGAAAG GATCCTATCGTAGGAACTCCACGATGAACAGCCGGTCCAGCGGCCTCAGCGCCAACCACAGAATAAAAGACAGAGACTACCTGGGCTGGATGGATTTTGGCCGCCGCAGCGCCGAAGAGTATGAATACTCTTCATAA